GGAGAACAAGATGGCGAAGGAAAAATTTGACCGGTCTAAGCCTCACGTAAACGTGGGAACGATTGGTCACATCGATCACGGCAAGACGACGTTGACGGCGGCGATCACGAAGGTTCTGTCGAAGCACAATCCGAAGAACTCGTTCCGTTCGTTTGACACGATCGACAACGCTCCTGAGGAGCGTGAGCGTGGTATCACGATCTCTACCTCTCACGTGGAGTATGAGACGGCGAACCGCCACTATGCTCACGTGGACTGCCCTGGTCACGCTGACTACATCAAGAACATGATCACGGGAGCGGCTCAGATGGACGGAGCGATCCTGGTTGTGGCTGCGACCGACGGTCCGATGCCGCAGACCAAGGAGCACGTTCTGCTGGCTCGCCAGGTAGGCGTACCGTACATCGTTGTGTTCCTGAACAAGTGCGATGCGGTTGAGGATCCTGAGCTGATCGACCTGGTTGAGATGGAAGTTCGCGAGCTTCTGTCGAAGTACGAGTTCCCGGGCGATGACGTTCCTGTGATCCGTGGTTCTGCTCTTGGCGCGCTGAATGGCGAAGCCGAGTGGGAGGCCAAGATCGACGAGCTGATGCAGGCTGTCGACGACAACGTTCCGCAGCCTGACCGCCTGGTCGACCTGCCGTTCCTGATGCCGATCGAAGATATCTTCTCGATCTCGGGCCGTGGCACGGTGGTGACCGGACGTATCGAGCGTGGCAAGGTGAAGGTTGGCGAGGAAGTGGAAATCGTTGGTTTCCGCGACACGCGCAAGACGGTTGTCACGGGCGTCGAGATGTTCAAGAAGCAGCTGGACGAAGGTCTGGCCGGCGACAACGCTGGTCTGCTTCTGCGCGGTATTGCGAAGGAAGACGTGGAGCGCGGCATGGTGCTGGCCAAGACTGGCTCGATCACTCCGCACAC
The nucleotide sequence above comes from Terriglobus tenax. Encoded proteins:
- the tuf gene encoding elongation factor Tu; protein product: MAKEKFDRSKPHVNVGTIGHIDHGKTTLTAAITKVLSKHNPKNSFRSFDTIDNAPEERERGITISTSHVEYETANRHYAHVDCPGHADYIKNMITGAAQMDGAILVVAATDGPMPQTKEHVLLARQVGVPYIVVFLNKCDAVEDPELIDLVEMEVRELLSKYEFPGDDVPVIRGSALGALNGEAEWEAKIDELMQAVDDNVPQPDRLVDLPFLMPIEDIFSISGRGTVVTGRIERGKVKVGEEVEIVGFRDTRKTVVTGVEMFKKQLDEGLAGDNAGLLLRGIAKEDVERGMVLAKTGSITPHTIFKGEVYVLSKEEGGRHTPFFSNYRPQFYFRTTDVTGTVKLPEGREMVMPGDNVQLEVTLHTPVAMEKGLRFAIREGGRTVGAGAISEIIK